CAGTATTCTGACAATGCGAAATTCGATTTCAATACTAATAATGACTTAGGTAAAATGGTATTGAATCCTGATGTAGTTGTTCGTTCACGTGGAGTTATGGAAAAATGCTCAATGTGTGTTCAGCGTATTCAGGAAGGTAAGTTGAATGCAAAGAAAGAAGGCCGTCAGGTGAAAGAAGGAGAAGTGAACATGGCATGTGCACAGACTTGTCCTACGAACGCTATCACATTCGGCGATTATAATAAGAAAGACAGTGCAATCAATAAAATGTGGAATCCGGAAGAACGAAGCTATCATCTTCTTGGTGAGTTGAACGTCCAGCCAAATGTATTTTACCAGACGAAAGTCCGTAACGTAGAAGAGGCAGCAGTTTCACATTCCGGAGAACAGAAACATTCATAAAAAAGTAACAGTTTTAGCTTGACTAATATAAGATCATGAGCGGTAATCATGAAGCGGTTGTCCGGGACCCCTTAATTCTCGGAAAGAAAACCTACCATCAGATGACAGAAGATATTTGTCGTCCGATAGAAGGAAAGGCAAATAAATGGTGGTGGATCTCCTTCGTAATAGCATTCATTGCTATGATCTGGGGAGTTACTTGTCTGTCATACACGATCGGAAACGGTATCGGAACCTGGGGTGCGAACAAGACAGTAGGCTGGGCATGGGATATCACCAACTTCGTTTGGTGGATCGGTATCGGTCACGCCGGAACATTAATCTCTGCAGTATTGTTGTTATTCAGACAACGCTGGAGAATGTCCATTAACCGTTCAGCAGAAGCGATGACAATTTTCGCCGTTGTTTGCGCAGGATTATTCCCGTTATTCCACACAGGTCGTCCCTGGTTAGATTACTGGATGTTACCATTGGCAAATCAGTTCGGTTCACTTTGGGTGAATTTCAACTCGCCACTTTTATGGGACGTTTTCGCCATCTCGACTTATTTCTCTGTATCACTTGTATTCTGGTATTTAGGATTACTACCTGATCTTGCAACGGTACGCGATCGTTGCATTGATCCAACGAAGCGTTTTATCTATGGAATCATATCATTCGGTTGGAAAGGAACAGCTCGTGACTGGCATCGGTTTGAGGAAGTCTCACTGGTACTCGCCGGTTTGTCTACGCCACTCGTACTTTCTGTACATACGATAGTCTCATTTGACTTCGCCACATCAGTAGTACCCGGATGGCATACTACTATCTTCCCGCCATACTTCGTTGCCGGAGCCATTTTCTCAGGTTTTGCAATGGTACTTACCCTGATGATCATAGCAAGAAAAGTTTTAGGACTTCAGGAGTATATTACAATGCAGCATATTGAATTGATGAATAAGATCATTATTCTGACGGGTTCAATAGTAGGTATTGCTTACATCACGGAATTCTTCATTGCATGGTATTCCGGAAATATGTATGAAAGTTATGCATTCCAGAATCGCGCCTTTGGTCCATATTGGTGGGCATACTGGAGCATGATGACGTGTAACGTAATCACACCGCAGCTTTTCTGGTTCAAAAAAATCCGGACAAGCATTATGGCAACATTTGTTATTTCGATCTTTGTAAATATCGGAATGTGGTTCGAGCGTTTTGTGATCATCGTAACATCTCTTCACCGTGACTATTTACCGTCAAGCTGGACGATGTATTCACCAACATTTATCGAAGTAGGGATTTTCGTAGGAACCATTGGTTTGTTCTTCGTATTATTCTTAACCTTCTCTCGTCTCTTCCCGATAATAGCTCTTGCAGAGTTAAAATCGATCCTGAAGAAAACGGGTAATCAGTATAAGAAAAAAGGTATTCTCTAATCATGGCAAAAAGAATCTACGGAATATTTGATGATGAGGAAGCATTAATGCATGCTATTCCGCATCTGAAAGAAAAAGGAGTTGTGTGTAAAGACGTTCAGAGTCCGTTCCCTATTCACGGGATCGAGGCATTGATTGGAACACCACGCACACGGATTTCAATCGCTTCATTCCTGTTCGGTTTGACAGGTACATCTTTCGCATTGTGGATGACATGGTACATGATGATCCACGACTGGCCGATCAATATCGGTGGTAAACCAAACATGATGTTTTACATGAACCTTCCGGCGTTTATTCCGGTAACGTTTGAGTTAACAGTTTTCTGTGCAGCGCACGGTATGGCAATTACTTTTTTATTGAGAAGTAAATTATTGCCGGGTGTCCCAGCACCAATTCCGCATCCAAGAATTACAGATGATAAATTCGTTCTTCACGTGGACGTGAAAGATGAAAGTAAGGTGAATGATGTTGCAGCTTTGATCAAAAGCGAAGGTGCATCAGATGTTCTATTTAAATCAATGCAATTTTCCTGAGCCGATCAATGAGAAAAATAGTAAGTATAATCGTTTCAGTTGCTGCAGTTGCTCAATTAGCTTCCTGCACAAATGATGACATCAAAAAACCGGGCTATGAATACATGCCAAACATGTATCGTTCGCCGAGTTATGAGACTTATTCTTCGAATCCGAATTTTGCCGACAGTATGACTTCTCGTCAACCGGTTGAAGGAACGATAGCAAGAGGAAATGAGATCTATAACGATTACGATCGTTTGCCATATCCGTATCCGAATACTGTAGAAGGATATGAAGCAGCCGGATTAAATTTCAAATCGCCACTTCAAAAGAGTGAAGCAACTACTGAAGAAGGTAAAGTTCTTTACGTCAATTACTGTGGTCACTGTCATGGTGCAACAGGAAAAGGTGATGGAGCAGTTGCTAAAAACAACGGCCCGATTCCACCGGCTTATGATTCAGAAACGATCAAAAATCTTCCTGAAGGAAAGATGTATCATACCATTACCTGGGGAAAAAATATGATGGGTTCTCACGCTTCTCAGGTCACTCCTACACAAAGATGGAAGATCATCATGTATATTCAGACTTTGCAGCATCCTGCAGGTCAGACAGCTTCAGCATCACCTGCAGATTCTACCAAGAGTGCAGGAAGTACTACAAAAATGTAATTGAGTAAAAAATCTATTGCCAACGTTCTATAAGATGGACAGAAAATACGAGCTTACCCGGAATAATAAAATGATCCCATTAGTGATGATCGCTATTGGAGTTGTTGCGATCATTATGGGTTTTATGACTGATAAAACACGTACCTGGGCTGTATTGCTCCAGAACGATTTTTATTTTACTGCAATTGCATTAGCAGGAACGTTCTTTATTGCTTTCAACTATGCAGCACAAACGGGCTGGACAGTAGGGATAAAGCGTATACCTGAAGCAATGGGCGGATTTCTGAAATACGGAATGTTGGGATTGATCCTGATATTCATTTTCGGACATCACGATCTTTACCATTGGACTCATAGTTCTGTTGAAGAACTAACGGATCCAAACAGTAAAGTTTTTGATCCGATCATGGCCGGGAAAACAGGATTTCTGAATATTCCATTCTTTGTTACACGTTTAGTATTGTATTCAATTCTCTGGGTTGGTTTTACTTATATTCTCCGTAAACATAGTCTTATGGAAGATCAGGATGGTAACATTTCACATTACAAACGGAGTGTAACATTGTCGGCAATTTTCCTTGTTGTTTTTGCAGTAACTTCTTCAACAGGTGCCTGGGACATTCTTATGAGTATTGATTCACATTGGTTCTCAACTTTATTTGGCTGGTATATTTTTGCAGGATTGTTTGTAAGCGGATTAGCAATGTTAGCAATGTTCGTATTATATCTTGATAAAAAAGGATATATGAATCACCTTACAGAAAGTCATTTTCATGACATCGGTAAATATATGTTTGCCTTCTCA
The sequence above is drawn from the Bacteroidota bacterium genome and encodes:
- a CDS encoding cytochrome c, coding for MRKIVSIIVSVAAVAQLASCTNDDIKKPGYEYMPNMYRSPSYETYSSNPNFADSMTSRQPVEGTIARGNEIYNDYDRLPYPYPNTVEGYEAAGLNFKSPLQKSEATTEEGKVLYVNYCGHCHGATGKGDGAVAKNNGPIPPAYDSETIKNLPEGKMYHTITWGKNMMGSHASQVTPTQRWKIIMYIQTLQHPAGQTASASPADSTKSAGSTTKM
- a CDS encoding DUF3341 domain-containing protein; this translates as MMAKRIYGIFDDEEALMHAIPHLKEKGVVCKDVQSPFPIHGIEALIGTPRTRISIASFLFGLTGTSFALWMTWYMMIHDWPINIGGKPNMMFYMNLPAFIPVTFELTVFCAAHGMAITFLLRSKLLPGVPAPIPHPRITDDKFVLHVDVKDESKVNDVAALIKSEGASDVLFKSMQFS
- the nrfD gene encoding polysulfide reductase NrfD, coding for MSGNHEAVVRDPLILGKKTYHQMTEDICRPIEGKANKWWWISFVIAFIAMIWGVTCLSYTIGNGIGTWGANKTVGWAWDITNFVWWIGIGHAGTLISAVLLLFRQRWRMSINRSAEAMTIFAVVCAGLFPLFHTGRPWLDYWMLPLANQFGSLWVNFNSPLLWDVFAISTYFSVSLVFWYLGLLPDLATVRDRCIDPTKRFIYGIISFGWKGTARDWHRFEEVSLVLAGLSTPLVLSVHTIVSFDFATSVVPGWHTTIFPPYFVAGAIFSGFAMVLTLMIIARKVLGLQEYITMQHIELMNKIIILTGSIVGIAYITEFFIAWYSGNMYESYAFQNRAFGPYWWAYWSMMTCNVITPQLFWFKKIRTSIMATFVISIFVNIGMWFERFVIIVTSLHRDYLPSSWTMYSPTFIEVGIFVGTIGLFFVLFLTFSRLFPIIALAELKSILKKTGNQYKKKGIL
- a CDS encoding quinol:cytochrome C oxidoreductase; translation: MDRKYELTRNNKMIPLVMIAIGVVAIIMGFMTDKTRTWAVLLQNDFYFTAIALAGTFFIAFNYAAQTGWTVGIKRIPEAMGGFLKYGMLGLILIFIFGHHDLYHWTHSSVEELTDPNSKVFDPIMAGKTGFLNIPFFVTRLVLYSILWVGFTYILRKHSLMEDQDGNISHYKRSVTLSAIFLVVFAVTSSTGAWDILMSIDSHWFSTLFGWYIFAGLFVSGLAMLAMFVLYLDKKGYMNHLTESHFHDIGKYMFAFSIFWTYLWFSQFMLIWYANLPEEVFYYQTRWRLMKSLWIGNFFINFIAPFLILMTRDAKRKKKILFFGGLIILVGHWIDVFVIVMPGTVGAHWHIGFIEIGTAIGFLGAFILSTLTELSKAALVPKNHPMLQESLHHHI